In Acidobacteriota bacterium, the following are encoded in one genomic region:
- a CDS encoding Fic family protein: MASESVSRYVVPRQWIRYDAAALLDLLIQAKTAAGVLNRMPYLPQWIEQVHEEQLRLEAAGTSRIEGAEFTQREQEEALAPDAFTRSDFTRSQRQLRSANATYRRLCSQSREQPVTPEFILDIHRRIVTGCDDDHCQPGGLRPDGWNVIFGTPRCRGVEGGRSCRAAFDALGSAIAREFQGHDRIIQAMAAHYHIGAMHPFGDGNGRTARALEAFMLRRAGVNNVVMVSLSNYYYDRKEEYLKALSESRREGHDLTPFLRFALQGVAERCNAVAAAIVAHHRRTLFREFARSLFGQLRSPRRRVLAERQLQILGILLDGGSIAVLDFLNQSLVHYQGLKFPANAMGRDLGYLFGLGAIDMDDGRIRVNLDWPQQFSESELLERFESMPSAASTRHPAMAELSRLLARRRGRTTLG, encoded by the coding sequence ATGGCCTCTGAAAGTGTCAGTCGCTATGTCGTTCCCCGGCAGTGGATTCGCTACGATGCCGCGGCGCTATTGGACCTGCTGATCCAGGCCAAAACCGCCGCCGGCGTTCTGAATCGGATGCCTTACCTGCCTCAATGGATCGAGCAGGTCCACGAGGAGCAGTTGCGGTTGGAAGCAGCCGGCACCTCGCGCATCGAAGGCGCCGAGTTCACCCAACGGGAACAGGAAGAAGCTCTGGCTCCCGATGCTTTCACCCGTTCCGATTTCACCCGCTCCCAGAGACAGTTGCGGTCCGCTAACGCCACCTACCGCCGGCTGTGCTCGCAATCGCGTGAGCAGCCGGTGACCCCTGAGTTCATCCTGGACATTCACCGGCGCATCGTGACCGGCTGCGATGATGACCACTGTCAGCCCGGTGGACTGCGTCCCGACGGATGGAACGTTATCTTTGGGACTCCGCGCTGTCGTGGGGTTGAAGGCGGTCGTAGTTGCCGCGCTGCTTTCGACGCTCTCGGCAGCGCAATCGCCAGGGAGTTCCAAGGGCACGACCGCATTATCCAGGCCATGGCTGCCCACTACCATATCGGTGCCATGCACCCCTTCGGAGACGGCAATGGGCGTACCGCCCGGGCGCTGGAGGCGTTCATGCTGCGCCGGGCCGGAGTCAACAATGTGGTGATGGTCAGCCTGTCCAATTACTACTATGACCGCAAGGAGGAGTACCTGAAGGCACTGTCCGAGTCCCGGCGCGAAGGACACGACCTCACCCCCTTCCTCCGGTTCGCGCTGCAGGGGGTGGCCGAGAGGTGCAACGCGGTGGCGGCGGCCATCGTCGCCCACCATCGGCGGACGCTGTTCCGGGAGTTCGCCAGGTCGTTGTTCGGGCAACTGCGCAGCCCCCGCCGCCGGGTTCTGGCGGAACGGCAACTCCAGATTCTCGGTATCTTGCTGGACGGCGGTTCAATTGCCGTGCTTGACTTCCTGAATCAATCCCTTGTCCATTACCAGGGCCTCAAGTTTCCCGCGAACGCGATGGGTCGGGATCTGGGTTATCTGTTTGGGCTTGGAGCCATCGACATGGATGATGGACGCATCCGGGTCAACCTGGACTGGCCGCAGCAATTTTCGGAGTCGGAATTGCTGGAACGGTTTGAGAGTATGCCTTCCGCCGCATCCACCCGGCATCCGGCCATGGCGGAGTTGTCCCGACTGTTGGCCCGCCGCCGGGGACGAACGACTCTTGGATGA